CAGCCGGCGAGCCCGAGAAATGAAAAGAAACCAACAACGTCGGTCACCGTCGTTATGAAAACCGACGAGGCAATGGCAGGATCAACCCCGGCTTTTTGCAAGCCAACGGGAATGAGAATACCCGAGAGCCCGGCAAAGAACAGATTGACGATCAGCGCCGCTCCCATGACATAGCCCAGCTCGATGTTGGAAAACCAGATTGCTGCGATAATACCCAGGATAATCGCAAATGCGATGCCGTTGAAAATCGACACCAAAATCTCACGGGAAACAACGCGCAGCATATTGAATTTGTCGAGATCCTGTGTAGCAAGCGCTCGAACGGCAACGGTCATTGTCTGCGTGGCAGCATTGCCGCCCATAGACGCCACAATCGGCATGAGCACCGCCAAAGCAACCATCTGCGCAATGGTTCCATCAAACCACGCAATCACTTGCGAAGCCACAACAGCCGTTGCCAGATTGACTATAAGCCATGGCATGCGAGAGCGCACGGTCGCGACGACCGTATCCGTGATCTCTTCGTCACCGACACCACCCAGACGCTTGATATCTTCTGCAGCTTCTTCATGGATCACGTCAACGACGTCATCAATCGTGATGACACCAACCAGTCGCTCTCCTTCATCGAGCACAGCTGTCGACAGAAGGTCATAACGTTCGAACAGGCGGGACACCTCTTCCTGATCCTGATCCACCATAACAAAATGGCGTTCTTCATTCTGAATTTCGGAGATGCGGGTTGGCCTGCGTGAGCGCAGCAAAGTGTCCAAAGATATGGTGCCCAGCAACCGGTGGCCGGGATCAATAACAAAAATCTGGTAGAAATCATCAGGAAGATCAGTGGTTTCGCGCAGATAGTCAATGGTCTGACCAACGGTCCAGAAGGGTGCCACCGCGATGAAATCCGTCTGCATCAAACGACCGGCGGAATCTTCGGGATAATCCAACGATCGTTTGAGTTGAAGCCTATCTATGGCTGGCAAAGCCGCCAGAATCTCGGCCTGATCCTCTTCTTCCAGATCTTCCAGAATGACGATGGCATCATCCGAATCCAACTCGCTGATACCCTCGGCAACCAACTCGTTCGGCAGGGATTCAACAATCTTGGAACGCAGGGAATCATCCAGTTCGACAAGCGCGGTATAGTCGAAGGAATCGCCCAGCAACTCGATGAAATCGGAGCGGTCTTTAGGACTGAGTGCTTCAATGATATCGCCAAGATCCGCCTCATGCAGATCCTGCGTCAGACTGACGAGAAGATCGGAATTGCGCGCTTCGATGGCATCGTCGATGAGCTGGAAAAGCTCTTGGGAAATCATCCCATTCTCATCGCGCACCTGCTGCAATACAGAGGCGCCATCCTGATTGATCTCTTCGAATTGCACTGACTACCTCTTTATTGCGAACCACATCCCGATACGACACGAACCTACCCTGTTCTGCCGCAAAGCGCCATCAGACTTCAAGCCTTGTTTCTTTTCAAACACGGATTTCCTGATAAACAAATTATATATGTATCGATAATGCCTGAGCGCCCGAAAAGTTCAAAAGAAGGCATTATACTTTTCTACTAGGCGCCCCTCAGGATGTTCCGCCTGTGTCCCGGTCATGGACCTTCGACAGGCATAAGCATTGTCGGAAAGCTTTGCATCTGTTTAAAAATGCCAGCGCCAGACTCAACTGGAGAAGGCTGTGCCGGGTCGGGTTTTTCGCCATTTGCCAATAGCCTCAGAAACCGAGGCATAGACCGAGTGGCCGATTGCTTCTCCCAAGGCCGTATGCAACCCCGCATAGGCGCCCTTGCCTTCAGGCGCGACAACAGCGACACAATCCGTGCCCGTTCCGGTCGCCCGGCCCGTGGCAATCTGTATATCTGCATCACAAACAGCCGCAGTGCGGGCCTCCGTAGCGATAGACATCGCTTCCAGAAGTGCCCAGTCCTCAAGCCCCTGATCAATGATGACGGCAAGATTGATGGTGCCCCATCCCTCTTTGCTCCAGTCAAGGCGCCGACCGACCCGCTCGGCATTGGACAGCCCCACTGTCACAATAGCCTTGACGTGGACAGTCTCGACCTCTGCATCAGCAACGCAATAGTTGCCGATATCACATGACGTCAGCATCGTTACCGCATCCAGTCCATCCCGCGCTTCAAGCTCCTTTTCCAGCCATGCCACGGGGTCAACATCAATAGGAAGATCCTTGTTCTTGACTTCCCGCCAGAGCAATTGCTGCGCAGTGACAAGGCCGGGGCGATTCACCGCCCAACTGGCAACACGCACCGGATGGGCAAAGGAAACACAAAGCCAGGGCGCTTCATGAACGATCGAACATGGAAAAGGCATCTATCTTGAAAATCTCACAGGCAGGGTCAAGGTGTGTCGAGCCCCGGAAAACTCCTTTGGCGGTTTCGGCGCCGGAGAAGCCCGCATGGGAAGCGAACGAATTTCATCATCCAGATAGCGATCCCCCGCACTCTTGATGAGCGTGGACTTGAGAACGCGCCCGGACTGATTGATGACAATGCGTACCACGCCCTGCCCCTGAACGCCACGCATTTTGGCCGAACGGGGATATCGCTTGTGCCGCTCAATCCAGCGGCGCAACTGGGTCGCATAGCTGGCACGGACACCGCCGGAACCAGCTCCGCCGGCCTTGTTGGAAGTCCCCCCATCACCTCTTACAGATGCCTTGGGCGAATGTCCGGCATTTCGGGGAGCCCCGGCCGTCTTGCGACTTGAAGAGGAGCGAGTCGTTTGGCTGTCGCCACCGTCTTTAAGTCCCTCGGCTTTTGCTACTCGCAAGCGTTTTGGTGCGGGAGCCGCTTTGATCTTTGCTCGAGGGGCAGACGCGGGCAAGGCGGTCAGTGCACCGCCCTTTATCAGCGAAACGTGCTGAGCCGGTTCGGCCTCATCTTTTGATAGATCCTCTTCTGTTTCTGTCTCAGCAACGCCAACAGGAGCAGACTTCGGCAGCATCACAGGCTGGGCAGGATCAGTCCTCTTGTCTTCTACCGCCATCTCGACCGCAGGCTGAGGCGCAGGGTCTGGTGTCGGTTCAGTTTCAGGCTTAACCACTAGCGTCGGCGCAAGGCGCGGCTCCGGTTCGGGCTCGGAAACAGGGTCAATCAGATCCGAGCTCTCTTCGGGCTGGAGATCAACAGACTCATCAGGCTCTGTCGGCTTTGTTTCGGGGAGAGCTTCAGGTTCAGGCCTTGATGCTTCAGCCAAAGCCTCTTCTTGCTTATGCTCTTGCCTCTGCACTGGCTCATCCACGGCTTGTAGCCCTGATTCAGGCTCCGCGGTTGGAGGCATTACCGGCTTGAGCGAGTGAGGCTCAGGCTCTTTGGTTGCGACAACGGGCTCTGTTGAGTCTGTTTGCGGCTCTGGCTCAGAGTTAGGATCAGCTTCAATCTTGGTTTTATCTGCGGATACAGTCTCATCATCGGGCGCGACCGTTTCTGTCGCATCGATAGCTTCAGGATTATTGGGCTCGACAGACGGCTCTGGCTCTGTTGCGTCTGATGAAACCACTTCTGGTTCAGATTGCTCTTTCAGTTCGGCCTCGTTCGCTTGCGCTTGTGTAGATGCCGGATCGGCCATAACATCGGCGACGATCTCGGAAGGCTCATCGGAAAGCACCTGTGCAGACGTGGGCTCGCTGTCGGCCTCTTCGCCATCGCCATTTGCCATAGTATCCCGGTTACCACCGGCGATCCCCTGCCCCATATCCGGCATGATGCTCACCTGCATATTGCCCATGAAGGCCCCGCCCATATCGTAGCGGGATTCCCCATCAAGCTCCGCCCAATAGGCGAAAGCCAGCGCGAGGTGCACCAGAACACCAGCACAAATGCAGACAATCCATAAAGCCAGTCGCGTCACCGTTGCCGCACCTCCAGCTTGACTTCGCCCTTGCTATAGGGCTGGAACATTTGCGCCAAATCGAGCACTTTGGCAAAATCAGCTCCGGCATCGGCGCGGATCACCAGATCTCGGGCTTCGGTGTCTTCTTGAAGCGCAGCCTTCAGTGCTGCAAACGCCTCGTCTCTTTGCATATGAGACTGGAACTGAACCGCCCCTTGCGCATCAACAAAAAGCATCAGAGATGCGCCTTTTTCCTCACTCAGCGCACTCTCCGCCGGATCGATATCAAGGGCAGGTCGTTGAGAAATATGTCCCATAAGCATCAGAAAGATGAGCAACAGAAACACGACGTTGATCATCGGCAGGATGGTTTCGCCAAAGGCGGGCCGTTCTGGTTCATTGAACTGCATTGCTCGCCTCCGGCACCAGAGAAACCGTAGATATGCCCATTGCCTTCAACCGGTCGAGGGCATCAACGCCATGCTGGATTGGCACAGACGCTTCCAGAAAGATGCTCACCGGCTGATGATTGACCACTGCATCCGCCAAGGCCTGATCCACCGGTTCTCCTGCGCTGGTCAAAAGGTCGCCATCAGCCCGCAAAACCAGCCGCAACGCGGTGGACTGCCCGCCGCTGCCGCTGTGCCCCTTGACCAGATCAATCACGCGATACTGACTGAAGGATGAAACAAGCATGAAAAAGACAATCAGAATAAAGATCACATCGATCAACGATGTGAGGCTAACCCGAGGTCGGCGCCTTCTTTCTTCTGAAAAATCAAACGCCATTACTCCGCTCCGACGTTCAGAATGTCGTTCTGGGCAGAAGCCTCGGCGCGATAGTCGGAGCGCTCTGCCCCGTTGCCAAACAGTGCATCGGTCGCAACGCATTCAAGACGGTAACGCAGGCTCTCGACCAGACTGTCAAGCAAGGCATGAATGATCATGGCTGTCAGGGCGATCACCATGCCTGCTGCGGTAGTGATGAGGGCCACCCAGATACCACCGGCGAGATCGGAGGGATTAACCGCATCGCCTGCAGCCTGCATGGCCTGAAACGCATCGATCATGCCAAGCACCGTGCCCAGAAGCCCCAACAGGGGAGCTGCCGTTACGATCAGCTCAAGCAGACGAAAGCCCGTACGTGCCTGCCTTAGAAAGCCGCGCACAACAATGGTCGCACTTTCCTCGATCTGTTCTCGTGTCGCACCTGCTTTCTTACGCTTTTCAATATGATAGCGCAGATCCTGCGCTGCGCCACTGCGATAGGAATGCGGCTGCAACATCGCAATTTGCACCACGGAAACCAGAGCGGTCGCCACCGTCAAGATCGAAAGGGCCG
This genomic window from uncultured Cohaesibacter sp. contains:
- the mgtE gene encoding magnesium transporter; the encoded protein is MQFEEINQDGASVLQQVRDENGMISQELFQLIDDAIEARNSDLLVSLTQDLHEADLGDIIEALSPKDRSDFIELLGDSFDYTALVELDDSLRSKIVESLPNELVAEGISELDSDDAIVILEDLEEEDQAEILAALPAIDRLQLKRSLDYPEDSAGRLMQTDFIAVAPFWTVGQTIDYLRETTDLPDDFYQIFVIDPGHRLLGTISLDTLLRSRRPTRISEIQNEERHFVMVDQDQEEVSRLFERYDLLSTAVLDEGERLVGVITIDDVVDVIHEEAAEDIKRLGGVGDEEITDTVVATVRSRMPWLIVNLATAVVASQVIAWFDGTIAQMVALAVLMPIVASMGGNAATQTMTVAVRALATQDLDKFNMLRVVSREILVSIFNGIAFAIILGIIAAIWFSNIELGYVMGAALIVNLFFAGLSGILIPVGLQKAGVDPAIASSVFITTVTDVVGFFSFLGLAGWWFGLM
- a CDS encoding adenosylcobinamide amidohydrolase → MPFPCSIVHEAPWLCVSFAHPVRVASWAVNRPGLVTAQQLLWREVKNKDLPIDVDPVAWLEKELEARDGLDAVTMLTSCDIGNYCVADAEVETVHVKAIVTVGLSNAERVGRRLDWSKEGWGTINLAVIIDQGLEDWALLEAMSIATEARTAAVCDADIQIATGRATGTGTDCVAVVAPEGKGAYAGLHTALGEAIGHSVYASVSEAIGKWRKTRPGTAFSS
- a CDS encoding TonB family protein, producing the protein MTRLALWIVCICAGVLVHLALAFAYWAELDGESRYDMGGAFMGNMQVSIMPDMGQGIAGGNRDTMANGDGEEADSEPTSAQVLSDEPSEIVADVMADPASTQAQANEAELKEQSEPEVVSSDATEPEPSVEPNNPEAIDATETVAPDDETVSADKTKIEADPNSEPEPQTDSTEPVVATKEPEPHSLKPVMPPTAEPESGLQAVDEPVQRQEHKQEEALAEASRPEPEALPETKPTEPDESVDLQPEESSDLIDPVSEPEPEPRLAPTLVVKPETEPTPDPAPQPAVEMAVEDKRTDPAQPVMLPKSAPVGVAETETEEDLSKDEAEPAQHVSLIKGGALTALPASAPRAKIKAAPAPKRLRVAKAEGLKDGGDSQTTRSSSSRKTAGAPRNAGHSPKASVRGDGGTSNKAGGAGSGGVRASYATQLRRWIERHKRYPRSAKMRGVQGQGVVRIVINQSGRVLKSTLIKSAGDRYLDDEIRSLPMRASPAPKPPKEFSGARHTLTLPVRFSR
- a CDS encoding biopolymer transporter ExbD: MQFNEPERPAFGETILPMINVVFLLLIFLMLMGHISQRPALDIDPAESALSEEKGASLMLFVDAQGAVQFQSHMQRDEAFAALKAALQEDTEARDLVIRADAGADFAKVLDLAQMFQPYSKGEVKLEVRQR
- a CDS encoding biopolymer transporter ExbD encodes the protein MAFDFSEERRRRPRVSLTSLIDVIFILIVFFMLVSSFSQYRVIDLVKGHSGSGGQSTALRLVLRADGDLLTSAGEPVDQALADAVVNHQPVSIFLEASVPIQHGVDALDRLKAMGISTVSLVPEASNAVQ
- a CDS encoding MotA/TolQ/ExbB proton channel family protein; translation: MAFKQHLFELWSLLIDMGGWTLVALAALSILTVATALVSVVQIAMLQPHSYRSGAAQDLRYHIEKRKKAGATREQIEESATIVVRGFLRQARTGFRLLELIVTAAPLLGLLGTVLGMIDAFQAMQAAGDAVNPSDLAGGIWVALITTAAGMVIALTAMIIHALLDSLVESLRYRLECVATDALFGNGAERSDYRAEASAQNDILNVGAE